The sequence below is a genomic window from Pangasianodon hypophthalmus isolate fPanHyp1 chromosome 27, fPanHyp1.pri, whole genome shotgun sequence.
GGGTTTACCTGTAGCCATTTTGGGTGAAACATCTGGAGAGATTGACATAGGTCGGGGGCTTTCTTCTTTAGTTGGAGAGACATCAGTTTCTACCATTGTTGTTGGAGTCTGCACAACggaaacagacagagagtcatCTACCTCTGTGGAGTGTGGAGAACCCACCTCAGCATGTAATGATGGGGAGACATCATCTGTTGTGGGCTCTGGTAAAGAGCTTGTTGCAAGTGATGCCGTTGATGCTGATGCAATATGAGAGAATGTATCCTCAGCAACAACTTCATCATCAGGAGTATCTGACTTTTCTGATGTGGTTCCCTCAGATATAGACATTTTACTCTCCTCCTTGAATGGAGTAAAATTAATTGCATCAGAGAAAGATTCTGTTCTAGTTTGTGGTAGTAAAGAACTAATAAAAGTATCGACACTTACTGAATTTTTGTTATGACATTTAATCTGACCAACAGGTCGATCATCAAACGGTGACTTTCCTTCATTCATTGATGTACTTCCACAAGCAGCTGGACTACACTCAGGGATTGAAACCCTTCCTGTTAGTGATATGGGGAAATCTTGATCTGTGGGACTAGCATCTCTGATAGTATTCTCTTTGTCACTTGTTACTTCAACAATAATGGGGCTTCGGTTGTTAGTGACTTGTTCAGGTGATATATCTTCAGTCATCTCTTCAACTGGGGATTGATAGTAAGGTGTATGCCCTGGGGACTGTGGAGATGAAGTTCCCTCTAGTGTTTTATCTTCTGGACTATGTGAAGAATCCATAATTCCTGATGACAGTGTAAGTATAGTGGCAGGCTTGACTGGTGATGATATGTCTTTATTAATGTCATCAATTCTGAAATTTTGGATTTCGGAAGGTGACTGTTCAAGGGGCAAGGTAGCAGTTGCAGAAATCAGACTCCCTGGGTCAAGGAAAAATTCACCACTATGTTTACTGTAGAATGCCTTATAAGATTTATCCTCTTCCAGTGAAGATGGTGGTGAAATTGTAGAGGCAGATGCATGATAATGATGACACTCTGTGTCATCACTCTTTGAATTATCTAACTCAGGAGCATCTTTGAAGggtgagtatttttttttatcacagccCCCTGAAATACCATACTTTTCAGAGTCTTCAGGGGGATACTCTGTTTCATCATTTGCTGTCTCATCACTCATAACATCTCTCGGAGTTAACATTTCATCCATCGGAGTTGGTATACTAGAGATCTCAATTGTAGACTGTGTATGTCCAGATGTAGTGTATTCTTCTGGAGGCTCATCTTGATTATCGTCATCTGAGGCCATCTCACTctctgaacctcctggcagagttTCATCATGAATAGAAACTGCTGGTGAAACAGAACCAGAAGGCTGTATGGGACTGTGCACTACTAGATTCTGCATTTCActttctttgtcatgttttttgtaTTCTGTTTCCCAAGTTTCTCTTTTATAATACTCCATTAATATTTCTTCTGCTTTAAACTGAGTATTCATATGTCGTTCCTGTTCGTCTACATTTTCTGTATGTCTCTTTTCTTCATAATCTCCTACATCAGATGATTCTTCAAGACCTGTGCCATCATCTTCAAATTTTTCACTATGGATTTGttgaatatttgtttttttcttaggttCTACCTCCACATATTCTTCATCAGCTTCTACAGTTGTAATACTCTCATCAAGAGATTCTGCTAATTCCTTGCAAATGATTTCTACGTGCTGAATTATTAATCCTTGTTCAGAACTCTCAGTTTTGCTCTGAGATAGACTTTCATCATATTTACCTATGTTTTCTGCTTTAAGAGTTTCAAAGTCTTTAGTCAGGTCTTCTGGAGAGGACATTATGGATCTTTCAGCCTTCATAGCCTGTTTATTTATGGTGCTGGCAACAGAGGCTGTCTTCACAGAAACAGTTGCAAAAGCAGCAATTGCCATgggtttttcagcattttttttagaagacttgctcatacttttttgtttagattttgcAGGGCTGCTTGGTGCTTGTATTGGTGCCTTCAGTTTTGGGGCAGACTTTTTCACATCACTTATGTGAGAATTATTGTCTAAGTTTGCAGGTTTCTTGGAGTCTGTTTTAACATCTTTATCATCCTTCGAaagttctttcttttctgcttttctgctctcctTCAAGGGGGAACCTTTCCTAATCtccttttttttgccttgtttcctaacttcctctttctttaatttctcaTTTGTGGCCTTTTCATCCCTTTGGGCTATGAAATtgtgactttttcttttctcagtgctTTCCTCCTTTTTATCAGCCTCATTCTTTTTCACTACTACTGtcttcttgtttgttttggggataatttttggttttatactggctttctttttttctggagaGTCAATTAATGATGtttgttcagtttttgtttctttttccataatttttgcatgtttggcaagagtttttattttcttctctgttttcaGTGATGCCTCCAGAGTTCCATCAGAATAATTTTTTGCCTTTTCTGAAACATCATCTTTGGATGACTTCTCGATGCCTTTGATTGGTGATGCTTTTGACAGTGATTTTACACTGCCCTTGCTCTCTATTTTAAGCTTCATTTTTGCTTGCTTGAGTGCTGGTGCCATGTTTGATGACAGCTCCTTTTCTGTGACAATGGGATACTTGAGGAAATCCAAGTGTTTTAATTTCTCTAGGCCTTCAAGTATGCTATACTGTGTGGCATTGCCTGGAAACAGAACACGTACTATTTTCTCAGATTGATTTGAAGGATGCCATACAATCAGTGAAGAGATTGAGGACAAATATGAGATTGGAAGCTCTGATTCATTTCCATTTGGTAATAGAATGGAAGCCTTGTCCTTCTCAGTGCCAGTCCATTGCTTCATAAAATACTGCAGCTCCTTGCTGTTTTTTCCTGGATTGAGAACATACATTTCCAACTTTCCAACACCCATTTTTTGGAATAGTATAATAGGTTCAATTGTATTCCCTAAATTCCTTTGCAGCGGCTTTGGTTTCAAAGAGAGCTTACTGAGATATTGTAGAGTGAGTGCTGCTTCTTCAATATTTCTTCGTACCCTGTAATTTGGTTCTGGATTCTGAAGAGTCTGAGGCAGGTTTAAGAATACAACACCAAGGTCAGGGGAGATCATGTTCTTCATCCACTCACTATTGGCTGTGGATCCTTGTGACTGCTCCACTTCCAGTTCAGCAGTCTTTCGCCACAGCATGCTGTTGATTCCTGGAAGACTGTCATCTCCAATGTGTGTCAAAAGGATGGAATCTATCCTGTCCAAATGGCGCACCAACTTCCAAAAACATGATTTCCTGTCAGATCCACCGTTTACAAGCATGTTGAAACCATTAACAGCAAAAAGTGCTGAATCACCTCGGCCTCCAGGAAAAATGTAACAGCAGGGCTTAGATAACTTTAGGAACCCACCAGAGCTGGGGGGTTCAAGCATGTCAAAAGGAGATGGAATTTCCACTGATTCTGAGAGGTATTCTGTGAACTCTGAGAGGCCCTCCATTTCTGGAAGTATAATTACAGAGTttagattaatattaataaagtcCTGTAGGCTGTGTTTATCAAGGTTGGAATTTTTCCAGTCCCCATGTTTAGTACAGGAAACAGTTAGTCTTGCTTTGTTGGCTGGATGTATGGTGCTTAAAAGTTCGCCAatctgaaaaaagagaaaacattttGGATTCAGCCATAGCTATGAGTTTTTTCATGGAAAAAAATCCTTTACTTCATTTTAGAAGTAATTTGCCTCACCACATGAATGTTTCCATTACTCATTCTCACCTCTTGGTCTGTGAAAATGTCAATGAAGttgaaaaaagagaaggaacCCGACTGAAGAATTAGCTCGCCTGTATTTTCAAAACATTGTCCAGCCAGAACAAGTAGCTTGTGGTGGGCTGTATCCGATATCAACAAGCGAACCTGGAAACAGATGcagttctttttattttagaacAGTGTTTATCATAATTTGTACATGGTTAGATCTCTGAGGCCTACAGATCCacacaacattat
It includes:
- the map1b gene encoding microtubule-associated protein 1B isoform X1 — protein: MATLTASAETAESFCSDGSTRGGIMASPTDFAYYFDDGKFYLLVAVGELVTTEHLKCAISDIEKGIRSWDTNLINCNLDQELKLFVSRHSVRFSSDVQGQKVLHYKSSILETVVLINPSDEALSTEVRLLISDTAHHKLLVLAGQCFENTGELILQSGSFSFFNFIDIFTDQEIGELLSTIHPANKARLTVSCTKHGDWKNSNLDKHSLQDFININLNSVIILPEMEGLSEFTEYLSESVEIPSPFDMLEPPSSGGFLKLSKPCCYIFPGGRGDSALFAVNGFNMLVNGGSDRKSCFWKLVRHLDRIDSILLTHIGDDSLPGINSMLWRKTAELEVEQSQGSTANSEWMKNMISPDLGVVFLNLPQTLQNPEPNYRVRRNIEEAALTLQYLSKLSLKPKPLQRNLGNTIEPIILFQKMGVGKLEMYVLNPGKNSKELQYFMKQWTGTEKDKASILLPNGNESELPISYLSSISSLIVWHPSNQSEKIVRVLFPGNATQYSILEGLEKLKHLDFLKYPIVTEKELSSNMAPALKQAKMKLKIESKGSVKSLSKASPIKGIEKSSKDDVSEKAKNYSDGTLEASLKTEKKIKTLAKHAKIMEKETKTEQTSLIDSPEKKKASIKPKIIPKTNKKTVVVKKNEADKKEESTEKRKSHNFIAQRDEKATNEKLKKEEVRKQGKKKEIRKGSPLKESRKAEKKELSKDDKDVKTDSKKPANLDNNSHISDVKKSAPKLKAPIQAPSSPAKSKQKSMSKSSKKNAEKPMAIAAFATVSVKTASVASTINKQAMKAERSIMSSPEDLTKDFETLKAENIGKYDESLSQSKTESSEQGLIIQHVEIICKELAESLDESITTVEADEEYVEVEPKKKTNIQQIHSEKFEDDGTGLEESSDVGDYEEKRHTENVDEQERHMNTQFKAEEILMEYYKRETWETEYKKHDKESEMQNLVVHSPIQPSGSVSPAVSIHDETLPGGSESEMASDDDNQDEPPEEYTTSGHTQSTIEISSIPTPMDEMLTPRDVMSDETANDETEYPPEDSEKYGISGGCDKKKYSPFKDAPELDNSKSDDTECHHYHASASTISPPSSLEEDKSYKAFYSKHSGEFFLDPGSLISATATLPLEQSPSEIQNFRIDDINKDISSPVKPATILTLSSGIMDSSHSPEDKTLEGTSSPQSPGHTPYYQSPVEEMTEDISPEQVTNNRSPIIVEVTSDKENTIRDASPTDQDFPISLTGRVSIPECSPAACGSTSMNEGKSPFDDRPVGQIKCHNKNSVSVDTFISSLLPQTRTESFSDAINFTPFKEESKMSISEGTTSEKSDTPDDEVVAEDTFSHIASASTASLATSSLPEPTTDDVSPSLHAEVGSPHSTEVDDSLSVSVVQTPTTMVETDVSPTKEESPRPMSISPDVSPKMATGKPKIPQQDTNSPEHSTKSLEFGQESPNYSFALDFSKQSPEHSTTGGAQHAVTENGPTEVDYSPSDGSDLKSGGAGKKPVLLKEFETSQTASASPFTPSQSTPSVATPSQIGPREMSPNAESVIKISPHNQSPDSFVSSDSSLVLVGTSNSYGLNKCKISPTLLCNEYSIFKAENTKHNETGSLPKTVYPLSSTVLSCSFDLEKTNVITFRGGCIPFPSESNSSCLPVSFNLVESNSFSHVKEARLQSADCSTSGSKDQDSFKKSLSPQSISNVDLCLVASCEYRHPKTEISPSFVNPNPLEYLNEDNPLQEEKPFQYSGEPPPSGGKQKSKQCEETPPTSISESVPSQTDSDIPPGTEECPSITAEANIDSDDDSETLPTDRTPTSHYPDSPPDSSRDFAPVPPFPDVCMVDPEAEKDNQLKESRKETREKQKKRMNVNKMNPSLPGRTNDLSKTSAVKESKNASTEEKDAKNATNKSASRGVKTTGNNRLSELKYSPMYMDLVYIPNHCSAKNVDSEFFKRVRSSYYVVSGNNQAKQEPSTAVLDALLEGKTHWENNMQVTLIPTHDTDVMREWYQQTHEKQQDLNVMVLASSSTVVMQDESFPACKIEL
- the map1b gene encoding microtubule-associated protein 1B isoform X2, with protein sequence MATLTASAETAESFCSDGSTRGGIMASPTDFAYYFDDGKFYLLVAVGELVTTEHLKCAISDIEKGIRSWDTNLINCNLDQELKLFVSRHSVRFSSDVQGQKVLHYKSSILETVVLINPSDEALSTEVRLLISDTAHHKLLVLAGQCFENTGELILQSGSFSFFNFIDIFTDQEIGELLSTIHPANKARLTVSCTKHGDWKNSNLDKHSLQDFININLNSVIILPEMEGLSEFTEYLSESVEIPSPFDMLEPPSSGGFLKLSKPCCYIFPGGRGDSALFAVNGFNMLVNGGSDRKSCFWKLVRHLDRIDSILLTHIGDDSLPGINSMLWRKTAELEVEQSQGSTANSEWMKNMISPDLGVVFLNLPQTLQNPEPNYRVRRNIEEAALTLQYLSKLSLKPKPLQRNLGNTIEPIILFQKMGVGKLEMYVLNPGKNSKELQYFMKQWTGTEKDKASILLPNGNESELPISYLSSISSLIVWHPSNQSEKIVRVLFPGNATQYSILEGLEKLKHLDFLKYPIVTEKELSSNMAPALKQAKMKLKIESKGSVKSLSKASPIKGIEKSSKDDVSEKAKNYSDGTLEASLKTEKKIKTLAKHAKIMEKETKTEQTSLIDSPEKKKASIKPKIIPKTNKKTVVVKKNEADKKEESTEKRKSHNFIAQRDEKATNEKLKKEEVRKQGKKKEIRKGSPLKESRKAEKKELSKDDKDVKTDSKKPANLDNNSHISDVKKSAPKLKAPIQAPSSPAKSKQKSMSKSSKKNAEKPMAIAAFATVSVKTASVASTINKQAMKAERSIMSSPEDLTKDFETLKAENIGKYDESLSQSKTESSEQGLIIQHVEIICKELAESLDESITTVEADEEYVEVEPKKKTNIQQIHSEKFEDDGTGLEESSDVGDYEEKRHTENVDEQERHMNTQFKAEEILMEYYKRETWETEYKKHDKESEMQNLVVHSPIQPSGSVSPAVSIHDETLPGGSESEMASDDDNQDEPPEEYTTSGHTQSTIEISSIPTPMDEMLTPRDVMSDETANDETEYPPEDSEKYGISGGCDKKKYSPFKDAPELDNSKSDDTECHHYHASASTISPPSSLEEDKSYKAFYSKHSGEFFLDPGSLISATATLPLEQSPSEIQNFRIDDINKDISSPVKPATILTLSSGIMDSSHSPEDKTLEGTSSPQSPGHTPYYQSPVEEMTEDISPEQVTNNRSPIIVEVTSDKENTIRDASPTDQDFPISLTGRVSIPECSPAACGSTSMNEGKSPFDDRPVGQIKCHNKNSEESKMSISEGTTSEKSDTPDDEVVAEDTFSHIASASTASLATSSLPEPTTDDVSPSLHAEVGSPHSTEVDDSLSVSVVQTPTTMVETDVSPTKEESPRPMSISPDVSPKMATGKPKIPQQDTNSPEHSTKSLEFGQESPNYSFALDFSKQSPEHSTTGGAQHAVTENGPTEVDYSPSDGSDLKSGGAGKKPVLLKEFETSQTASASPFTPSQSTPSVATPSQIGPREMSPNAESVIKISPHNQSPDSFVSSDSSLVLVGTSNSYGLNKCKISPTLLCNEYSIFKAENTKHNETGSLPKTVYPLSSTVLSCSFDLEKTNVITFRGGCIPFPSESNSSCLPVSFNLVESNSFSHVKEARLQSADCSTSGSKDQDSFKKSLSPQSISNVDLCLVASCEYRHPKTEISPSFVNPNPLEYLNEDNPLQEEKPFQYSGEPPPSGGKQKSKQCEETPPTSISESVPSQTDSDIPPGTEECPSITAEANIDSDDDSETLPTDRTPTSHYPDSPPDSSRDFAPVPPFPDVCMVDPEAEKDNQLKESRKETREKQKKRMNVNKMNPSLPGRTNDLSKTSAVKESKNASTEEKDAKNATNKSASRGVKTTGNNRLSELKYSPMYMDLVYIPNHCSAKNVDSEFFKRVRSSYYVVSGNNQAKQEPSTAVLDALLEGKTHWENNMQVTLIPTHDTDVMREWYQQTHEKQQDLNVMVLASSSTVVMQDESFPACKIEL